A genomic segment from Flavobacterium sp. 9R encodes:
- a CDS encoding acyltransferase, with amino-acid sequence MIHPLSDVQTQDIGSGTYIWQYTIILKNAKIGNECNINCHVFIENDVVIGDNVTIKPGVYVWDGITIESNVMIGPNVTFTNDKLPRSKNQNYKMELTTVKSGASIGAGATILCGIEIGEYALIGAGALITKNVPARALVVGSPGKVIGWVNDDGSKMENDNGHYIDNLGERWMEMNNELIKLNTA; translated from the coding sequence ATGATACACCCACTTTCTGATGTGCAAACCCAAGATATTGGAAGCGGTACTTATATTTGGCAATACACTATCATTTTAAAAAATGCTAAAATAGGGAATGAATGTAATATTAATTGTCATGTTTTTATTGAAAATGATGTTGTTATAGGGGATAATGTGACGATTAAGCCTGGAGTTTATGTTTGGGATGGAATTACAATCGAGAGTAATGTAATGATTGGTCCTAATGTTACTTTTACCAATGACAAATTACCAAGATCCAAAAACCAGAATTATAAAATGGAATTGACCACAGTTAAAAGTGGTGCTTCTATAGGTGCAGGTGCTACAATTTTATGCGGGATAGAAATAGGGGAATACGCATTAATTGGGGCAGGGGCATTAATTACGAAAAATGTTCCAGCTAGGGCTTTAGTAGTAGGTTCACCAGGTAAAGTAATTGGATGGGTAAATGATGATGGTAGTAAGATGGAAAATGATAATGGACATTATATTGATAATCTTGGGGAAAGGTGGATGGAGATGAATAATGAATTAATAAAATTAAATACAGCTTAA